A section of the Elusimicrobiota bacterium genome encodes:
- the mdh gene encoding malate dehydrogenase has product MRNKVTVVGAGNVGATLVQRLAEMEICDVVAVDIPQTEGMPAGKALDIVESAPVYGYDSRVTGATSYEATAGSDIVVITAGIPRKPGMSRDDLLNTNAGIVKAVTEQVVRQSPNCILIIVSNPLDAMCLVALRTSKFPKHRVIGMAGVLDSARMRSFISEALDVSMESVHAMVLGGHGDTMVPMPRFSTVAGIPITELLPKEKIAAINARTRDGGAEIVKLLKTGSAYYAPAASAAEMVESILKDKKKVLPCAAYLEGEYGIEGVFVGVPVKLGARGIEQILQLNLSVEERVELQKSASAVKELSAALK; this is encoded by the coding sequence ATGAGAAACAAAGTAACCGTCGTCGGAGCCGGAAACGTCGGCGCCACTCTCGTCCAAAGGCTGGCCGAGATGGAGATCTGCGACGTGGTGGCCGTGGACATTCCCCAGACCGAGGGGATGCCGGCGGGCAAGGCCCTGGACATCGTGGAGTCGGCCCCCGTCTACGGCTACGACTCGCGCGTGACGGGGGCCACGAGCTACGAGGCCACGGCGGGCTCCGACATCGTGGTCATCACGGCCGGGATCCCAAGAAAGCCCGGCATGAGCCGCGACGATCTCTTGAACACCAATGCCGGGATCGTCAAGGCCGTGACCGAGCAGGTGGTCCGCCAATCCCCGAACTGCATCCTCATCATCGTCTCAAACCCTCTCGACGCCATGTGCCTGGTGGCCCTGCGGACCTCGAAGTTCCCCAAGCATCGCGTCATCGGCATGGCTGGGGTGCTCGACTCGGCGCGCATGCGCTCCTTCATCTCGGAGGCCCTCGATGTCTCCATGGAGAGCGTCCACGCCATGGTCTTGGGCGGGCACGGCGACACCATGGTGCCGATGCCGCGCTTCTCGACCGTGGCGGGAATCCCGATCACGGAGCTTCTGCCTAAGGAGAAGATCGCGGCCATCAATGCTCGCACCCGCGACGGGGGGGCCGAGATCGTGAAGCTCTTGAAGACCGGCTCGGCCTATTACGCCCCCGCGGCCTCGGCAGCCGAGATGGTCGAGTCCATCTTGAAGGACAAGAAGAAGGTCCTGCCCTGCGCGGCCTATCTCGAGGGGGAGTACGGCATCGAAGGGGTCTTCGTGGGCGTGCCGGTCAAGCTCGGCGCGCGCGGCATAGAGCAGATACTGCAGCTCAACCTTTCGGTCGAGGAGCGAGTGGAGCTCCAGAAATCGGCCTCGGCGGTCAAGGAGCTGTCGGCCGCCCTTAAATAA
- a CDS encoding type III pantothenate kinase, producing the protein MALLALDVGNTNITVGAFMGGKLSAEWRFETEPAVSAAALGRALAKEAAARGVAVDAVVYASVVPCVDRALEGAVWKSFSRRAVAVTPSAPLGIKFKVECPEQVGADRILNALAAFERARGPAVVIDFGTATTFDCVSRRGDYLGGAILPGPRLSARALAEGTAQLPLVEIRRPCRAIGKETVECIQAGLYFGYLGMVEKVLKETLREMKPEARGLKKVQVMATGGLSGLFQRDWPRSIPLVPDLTLQGLRIAYSRIIGSQL; encoded by the coding sequence TTGGCCCTGCTTGCTCTCGACGTCGGCAACACCAATATCACGGTCGGGGCTTTCATGGGGGGAAAGCTCTCGGCCGAGTGGCGTTTTGAGACCGAGCCGGCGGTCTCCGCGGCGGCCTTGGGACGGGCCTTGGCCAAGGAGGCCGCGGCCCGCGGAGTCGCCGTGGACGCGGTCGTCTACGCAAGCGTGGTGCCTTGTGTGGACCGCGCCCTGGAGGGCGCGGTCTGGAAGAGCTTTTCCCGGAGAGCCGTGGCCGTGACGCCGTCCGCCCCGCTCGGGATAAAGTTCAAGGTGGAGTGCCCCGAGCAGGTGGGGGCGGACCGGATATTGAACGCCTTGGCCGCCTTCGAGCGCGCCCGGGGGCCGGCAGTGGTGATCGATTTCGGAACGGCCACGACCTTCGACTGCGTATCGAGGCGGGGGGACTACCTGGGGGGGGCCATCCTGCCGGGGCCGCGCCTGAGCGCCCGGGCCTTGGCCGAGGGCACGGCCCAGCTTCCCCTGGTGGAGATCCGACGGCCTTGCCGCGCCATCGGCAAGGAAACGGTCGAATGCATTCAAGCCGGGCTTTACTTCGGTTATTTGGGCATGGTTGAGAAAGTCCTCAAGGAGACTTTGCGCGAGATGAAGCCGGAGGCTCGGGGGCTGAAGAAGGTCCAGGTGATGGCCACGGGTGGGCTTTCGGGCCTTTTCCAGAGGGACTGGCCCCGGTCCATTCCCCTCGTCCCAGACCTGACTTTGCAGGGCCTGCGCATCGCTTATTCCAGAATAATCGGGAGCCAACTATGA
- the smpB gene encoding SsrA-binding protein SmpB yields MKRQKDAEDVIPVATHRKARQFYEILETYEAGLSLAGPEVKSLRAGRASLDGCFGRQDKDELFLFNFYIPPYQHSSDPSLDTRRARKLLLNKGEIQRISGKLQTKGLTLVPLEVYFKRGWAKVSLALARGKRGADRREDLKKKDAAREAEKSFKGKYRG; encoded by the coding sequence ATGAAGCGCCAAAAGGATGCCGAGGACGTGATCCCCGTCGCCACCCACCGCAAAGCCCGGCAATTCTACGAGATTTTGGAAACCTACGAGGCGGGACTAAGCCTGGCCGGCCCCGAGGTCAAATCCCTGCGCGCGGGGCGGGCCTCCCTCGACGGCTGCTTCGGGCGCCAGGACAAGGACGAGCTATTCCTCTTTAATTTCTACATTCCCCCCTACCAGCACAGCTCGGACCCGTCCTTGGACACGCGCCGGGCGCGCAAGCTGCTCCTGAACAAGGGCGAGATCCAGAGGATCTCTGGAAAGCTCCAGACCAAGGGCCTGACCTTGGTCCCGCTCGAGGTCTACTTCAAGCGCGGCTGGGCCAAGGTGAGCCTGGCGCTGGCCCGCGGCAAGAGGGGAGCCGACCGGCGAGAAGATTTGAAGAAAAAAGACGCGGCCCGCGAGGCCGAGAAGAGCTTTAAAGGGAAGTATAGGGGCTAG